In Chiroxiphia lanceolata isolate bChiLan1 chromosome 7, bChiLan1.pri, whole genome shotgun sequence, the DNA window GCCACCAAAGAAGAGACGCTTTGTGTGAAGCTTCTGGGACCTCACTGAGTGTGTACAACATCGGGGCTGTGTTGTGAGTGTACTCCTGCATTCAGAGGGTTCATGCAGTCCTGATGCTCTGAAAAATTCAAGTGGCACTTgtaacagctctgcagggaagatCAAGTACCTTGGTCATTAAGAGCTTTAGATGCAATTGAACTGTAAATTTATATTCTACTGGATGGGTTTTGTTTAATAGTATACTTTGATTACAAGCCAAGTAATACTGTAAGACAGACCTTGCAGTTGCTACTGGCCAGTTGAGGCGGGGGGGCAAAGGAAGCATTTAAATATTCTCTTCACTTACCTCTATGATGATCTTGTACTGAATCAAGTTTGTCAGTATTTTACCTAAAAGGCAGCTATTCTTTTATTATGACCAGATAAAGATATGGTATTTGTATTGACAGGAGGGAGAAATTTGCTATCTTCTCTCTTGCCTGTTAGTAAATAGTCTCTTTATTGCCCTTGCATAGCACAGTGGACTTAGTATATTATATATTCCTAAGTTTGTGatgacagaaaaatgtttaactTGAAAGCTTTGTGTTAGGTAACACAACAGTTACAACAATAATAGGGTTCTTGTTGAAGGAATACTCACAGGTTAAAACCAGTCACAATTACACTGAAAAGTAGCTAAGGGTCACTAGGCTTCTCCAGAAAGCAGCTTATCTACTACTGTCAGGACAGACTACTCTTGAACTAAGACGAAACAGAATTCTCTGCAACTTACCAAGAGCAAGCTGTGTTATTTTGGGAACACAGAAAGTCCCCAAACTATCTCGTTGTGTGGCCAATCTGTAGCTTTTATGCCCTGAGTGTGTATGTGCAAGCAAGCCGAATTCTAGTTTACCATGTGGACCATAGGCAAAGCAGGCCTTTCAGCAACAACTTCTGGAGTTCAGATGCTGCCTGATGtgttttctcccagtttttccACATTCCCCTGGCAGGGAgctctgttcttttcctctctggtGACTAAGAATTAAAAACCAATCTTGCAATCTTCTTCTGATTTAGAATGTCTGTACAAAGGCTGAATTCACTGTCCCCAACAAATGTGTTTTTGCACAGTATGGGGAAAACCTATGGAGAAGTAGGAGTTGTCACATCCCATTTCTGTACTAAGGAGTGTCCTGGATGAGGGAGCTGATTTATAACAAAATAGAGAAGATTACCAGGGGAAAATATCTGTCTTCACTTACCAATGTTTATCACTGAATGAACCTTTAAAGATGATTAATTTACGTTACTGTACTAAATGTATGTAGCAAAGAGGTGTGAGTAAAAAGCTCTGCATGGAAAAACACTGCTGCTCAGATGTTTGAAAATGCTGTCCTGAGGGCAATTCTTGATTGTTGGCATGTTTGTTCTTGTATGCAGTAGTCGATGAGAACTTAGTTTGATTTGTTGCTTTTCAGAACATGAAGTCATGACAAGGGGGGAATAAATCATCGCCATCAGTGTACCCCAGGGGAAGTTGTCCAGGCTAGCCATGCAATTGTCAGGCTCAACACACAGGGCACATGAATTTGGTTGCTTGAAGCAAACTGCTTTAAGGGGAAAGTTTGGACTGAACAGCATCCAAAGGTCCCTTTCCAGGCTAAATAGTCGTGTTTGTAGCTGATGATCCCTTAGTCTCTGGTTAATTTTGTTTAGGGCAGCTGGTTGCCGTGAAGTTTTTTCCAATGAAGTACTCAGTAACTTCTACTGTAGGCCTTGTATTTCCATACAGTAGAACTTGATGGTGTTGGTGTGGCAGTTCCAGCGTCTTTCTGGAGTAGATGTGTCCAGGCAAAATTGAGACTCTTGGTAGGCCCATTGCTTCTGTGCTTCTGGGTTAAAGAATGCTGCTGTAAATCAAGGCTAATATAGCCACTTGTTACAGCAGTGCTTTCTGAACAGTCTGCTGGTCTCCTTGCAACACCCCACCAGGATATGAACAGCTGGAGTCCTTCGTTGTGCTCTGAGGACAGAAGGGCCGCTACCCCTTATATCTTATAAGCATTTCCATTATACCATGGTGTGTCTGAAATATGcatattggtttttttttttctatgtggaAATCCTGACTAGTGTCACATCTTTTTGTATCGGTTACTTCTGCTTTTGTCCTCAGTGTGCTGTCCTTAGAGATGCTGCTCTGTGCTAATCAGTGTGGCAGCTACTGCTTGAGCTTCTGGTACAACTACTGTGTCCAgctactcttaaaaaaaaacaaacagaaaaagcagtattatttttaagaagtctCCAGCACTTAATGACTGGGCTTGCATAACTCACAAACAAAGGCTCGTTAGCTAGGGCTTGTTTATTGAAGCTTACTCCTTCATGGCTTTGCAATATCAAGAGAAGAATAGGAACTGGGACTTTCTTGCAataaagcaggattttttttttttttcccccaaagcaaATTAGATTTGCAGCATCAAAAGGCAGGAAGAgtgtaaaataaatgctaatGCCATGTCATAAGACTTTCTGCAACTTGTTGCTGCCAATTTACTGTGtatctctgcttttttctgAGCCTACGTAGGGAGGAGATCAAAAGCCAGATTTCTACCTCTAAGCAGATCTAAGGTATAGCTGTGTCaacattaaagaaatattttggaaaggTGTAAAGCCTTAAAACAAGAACAATAAAAACCGCTTAATTTCATGTTGTTTTAGAAAGTAGGGTTTTCCTTGGAAACTGCTCTAGACAGTAGCCTTGTAGGATGGGCTTACGAATAGGAATGGGTTGTTAGAAACTTTTGACACTTTAATTAATAGTACTGTTGTCACAAATAGAAGGTTTTTGTTCCACTACCTTGTCCTACTCATACTTTAGACATGTTTTGCTTGCTAGTGCATTGAAGTGGCCCATTCTTCAAACTTGCTGGGCAGGGTTTTAATCTGGTCtttcagcactggtgagacacTTTACCAGCATGTTACCATGATGTCACCAATGTCACGGATGGTGactgtgtttcttctgtctGCAGATCTAGTTGGTTGCCTGGCACTTGATCTGTGGCAAGCAGGAGAATGGCTGCCAGCAAGAGCAAGAACCAGAGTTCCTTGGCCCTCCATAAAGTAATCATGGTTGGCAGTGGAGGTGTGGGCAAATCTGCACTCACACTTCAATTTATGTATGATGAGGTAAGTAACTTTGGTTCAGCTTCAATAAAGCACAAATTCATacagtttattaatttttttttttttggtgggaaagGGGAACTAAATGTAATTAGCAAAAGACTTGATGACCTGACTGGCAGGAGCAGAAGGTAGGAATGTAGGAAGTGTGCCCTCTGGGAAAATCTTTGGCTAAAGGTGACAAAATTTTTGCTTATTAATGAAGGAGCAGTCTACAGAAGCCATGCATAATGTGCAGGTTCTTGTCTGCGTGTGCAGAAGCTGTTACCAGTTGGAGTTGAACTTTAATTTTGTTGCCGTTACTTTTAGGTCAGTTAAGGCTGAAATCAGAAGTAAACATTGTAGCTCATTCTGAGCCGAGTGATGAAGTAGGCATGTTCATAGCATGAATTCTTCCATACTGATATCCAGGAAGCTAGATTAGACAGTCCAGACTAGTATGTGAAGTAATACATGATCCTGTAATCCAAAAGTTAGCATTTATCTATAGGTGTTCACATATAGTATAGCCATGTGAGTATCTGAACAGGTGATGTAGTCATTAATGAAGGCCAGCCAGCTTAATTGGGCTTGTGGTACAGTCTCTTACACTCTGAGGCTAAGAGAAAGGAGGTGGAGAGGCAAAGAGCCTATGTTGGATGTGTGCTATCAGCACAGAACTACAAGCTGAACTGGCAGTGGCTCTGTGAGAGCGATCAATTGAGTGCTCTAAAGTGCCTCCTGCAATTATGGAGCAGGTTTTCATGTTCAGCAGCTGGATGCTCTCATCTACACCTGTTAAAGCTTCAGATACCTGTACCTGAAGTACATTCAGATGCATTTTCTTGAAGTGTGAGATCTAGATAATGCCAGCAGGTTGCTGGTAACTTATACTGCATCTCTGTTCTTAAATTGTACCAAAGTTGCTGAACAGTGTTTTGTGTAGCAAGTCTCTCTTGACTTGGCAAACAGGCTCTTTAATGTATTAAGTGCTTAAATAATTGGCTTTTcatattaaaactaaaaaaagaaaaaagtagtgGAACGTAGTATCTGGCTGAATTATGAGAAGGTTTTGGGGAATTTAAGTGTCACTGAAGTGAAAGAGGGGATATGGACAAATATAGAGACTGTTTGACAGTAATTCTAAACACTGATCCTTTTCTTGTCACCCTCAGTTTGTAGAAGACTATGAACCTACCAAGGCTGACAGCTACAGAAAGAAAGTAGTTCTGGATGGTGAAGAAGTTCAGATAGACATTCTGGacacagcaggacaggaggaTTATGCAGCTATCAGAGATAACTATTTCCGCAGCGGGGAAGGGTTTCTTCTAGTCTTTTCAATAACAGAGCATGAATCCTTCACAGCAACAGCAGAGTTTCGGTAAGTAGTTTCTCTCCCAGGCAGGGGAAAATATCTGGTTCCTGTGTTGCTCTGACAACTCTGCTTAAAAGCTACAGCTCTTTATCCTTTCTCTGTTACCGTTTGGTCAATAAAAGTGACACCTGACCATTTGATTCTCAGTAACTGGTAACCTAAACCACAGTATTCAGCCTCTGGCTCTAGTTGTCTTCATGCCTACAGCTTATGAGTACATTATGCCAGCAGCAACTTCAGGCAAGTAACAGATTCTTGGACTCCTAAAACAGGCATATTCAAGCCAATTTTCAGTCTTCATGGATGTGAAGTTTAATTATCTTAGAGCAGTACTTCTGGAATTAAGTCTGTCTTTTGGCCAGGTTTCAGGCACTGTATTGCTTACTGTTAGAAGCAGGTGCTCTAAGGAAAGGAAGGATTAGCCTCCACTCTCAGGTATGGATTGGTGCCAGACAAGGGTTGGCAGCCAAGATGTGCTATTGTAGGCAGACGTATTCCTAGAAAGACGCACGGTAGTAGTAGGCATTTCCATTTTTGTTCTTGGGATTAGCAGTTCTAATGTAAAAGTCGACACCAGATTGAGCACAGAAACTACTTGTGTAGtgtggggtaaaaaaaaagggtttaaatCATTGTTCTGGTTTAGAATTCATGTAGCCAGGTTTTTCAGGGCAAGTGTTCCAACTGTTATTTGATAATAGCTGTTGCCTCACTGTAGAAGATAATCTGGAGATTACCTAGGACAGCTGTATAACTTGCAGGAAAACTTcccaaaacacagggaaagtGTTAAGAGTTCCTTAGTTCACCAGAAAAAAAGCTCTGTGTCTGTCTGCCTTATGTTCCCTTTGCTTCAGTGCTACAAGGTTAACAGATACTAATTGGTAATGCAATGGAACTAAGGTAGATACCTAAATCTAGGTTTTTCATAAAGTGATGGCAATCTCCCCTTGCACTCCAGGACTTTGGTCCAGGTTCTTAGCATATTATACTGTTCTAACAGCACTAGAAGACCACAAAATCTTTTAAGAGGTATAAAAATAGCGTTCCTTCGTCACATAATACTTCTGTGACTTTGCTCAGCTTCAGAAGGCTGACAGTCATGGGGCACACAGAGCAAACTGAGCAGAACTGCTTTGCCTAACTGGTGCACTGAAAGAAGCCAAGAGTTGAACTGTTGTAGGACTGCAAAACTGAATACTAGGACTCTTCCCAGCATAAGATGGAGGAAAAGGTCAGATAACactaaaaagaagagaaagaaaatgagacacTTGGAAGCACCCAGCTTGGGTTTTGGCTTGTGTGCCTAAGTGAAATATAAGGTTAAACCCAAGCTTTAGGGCTTAGGATGAAAAAGAGTAGGAGTGTTTATCTTggcagtttggtttttttgtcagaCTTCCGTAACTAGATTAACTGTATATTAGTTCAAAATTCCAGCACAACAGAACAATGAAAAGCAATGCTAGTCCTAAAGATGAGCAAGAAGGACTTAAAAGCTTTGAGATGCAAATCTCATACTTTTCAATGGTTCAGAAGTAACTAAATAGTGAAATTAGTTAAATAGAATACTTAGCTAGGCTGACATGCAAGAACCAGCTCCTTGGCCCAGGAAGGAGTGGGGAATGGGTAGTATGAGTCACCAGCATCACAGGCCAAACTGCAGATTGCTGTTATTGATCCTTTAACTTCCACAAATCtaaaactatgaaaaaattGAATACTGAACAAGCTATGGTCTTGTTTTTAAACCTCAGCTCTCCTGCTGATGCAGTGCATTCAGTGCTTGCCTTCAGTGCCTCTGTAATCTGAAAATGTGTGAAGGTGCAATACCAGATTGTCTGCTCCAGTATTAATGCTCTTTTAGAGTCTCATGTACTCTCCATACATTGTTATTTTGTGGATGGAAAATGCAGGCATCTGAAGCAGTATGGTAACTCAGCAGGATTGGAGGGTGTAGCACCATGCTCATGCCTAGTTTGGCTCTTGTTCTTAACAAAATGAAGCCATCTAAAAATAGCTGCAGACTGGTAGAGTTTCCCAGTGTCCTAGATGGACAGCAGCACATGTCAGTCTGATCTCAACCTATGTTTTACTCCAGTAATAGCACAGACTTAGACTGGTATGCAACATCACTCCATCTCCTTTCCTGGATGCTGATAGGTCCTCTTAGCATGACAGAGGATAGCAAGATTAATGCTGATGGTTCAAATATCTTCTTAGAGTCTTTGAAGCAGGAAGGTTTGCTAATACTTTATTTCAGCACTACATAGTAACACTCTGTGTAGAGCTTAAGGTACCATTTTAGGAATGATCTCTGCCAGCTACTTAGGCTGTTCCCAACCTATTGCCTTGGCAAAGACTTTATGTTGCCAAGACCTATAGAGATGTGATGCAGACTGTGAATTGAATATGGTGACTGGATGCCAAGGTGGAACTTGGCAAACATGGCACCTATATACTCTTTTCCTCATTCAAATATGAACTCCTGTTGCCAATAGCTCTTCTGCCTCACTGTTCTTCTTTATTAGAGCCTGATTACTCACTAATTAAATGGTAAAACTGCCTTCCTGGAAGTGTTAGGCTTTCAGTAGTGTAAAGCCCATAGCATTAGTGTGTTAACcttggaataattttaaagtgtGTGTCCAACTGTTGAGAAATGCTGTATTGTAGACACTAGTAATGTGCAGACCACTTGAGCCACTCCTGGTAGGTATGGGAGTTTTGTTGCTACTACTgacacagatatttttgttttgaatacCTTTTGCATTAGGGAACAGATCCTGCGTGTGAAGGCTGAAGAGGATAAAATTCCTTTACTGGTAGTGGGAAACAAATCTGACTTGGAGGAGCGCAGACAAGTGCCTGTAGAAGAGGCCAGAAGTAAGGCAGAGGAATGGGGGGTGCAGTATGTAGAAACCTCTGCCAAAACTAGAGCGAATGTAGATAAGGTAAGACAAATGACATCTGCTCAATTAGATCATTGCTGCTGGTTTAATATTTGATTCTTGCTGGGACAAGAGCAAATCTACAGTTTGACTTCTGAAAGCCtagtttatgaaaaaaaaatcaatgaatttACTGGAATGTGTACACTTAACCAAATACCTAGCTTAGAGGAGGAACCTGAGACCTGGAACAAGTTAATGCTATTGTCTTGTTTTAGCTGTTTGTACCTGAACCAATAGCTTTTCAATAATACAGGGGGTAAACAGTTCTGAGGATTCCCTGAAGTATGGTTATTTTGTTTATAGGCTGTGTCCCATTTATAACACCAATAAATAACAAGCTATGGACACTTAGAAATTGTCCCCACTTCCCTGTAAAGCTGCATGTAGTGTGGTTAATCTTAAAGActttattcttgttttctgctgaGACTACTTTGAATTGTGAGAACTCTTCTTGCTGTGTCCCTGTCCTGTTTTGACTTGTCCTTGCTGATATAGGATTAATATTTTCCCATTGTTCTGTGGCTGGTTTCTTGCATAAACAGTGGTGGTGGGCTATTCCAGAGGACAGATGACTTACAACTATAGAGTATTTGTCCAgtataggggaaaaaataagtttcaGTCATCCCCTTGATTTTGTATGTAGTGAGGGCTTCTTGAAGAAAAGCTTGCCTTTTTACTTAACCCATCCACAGAAGATAATCTGAAATTACTGTTGTGCACCCTGAGGACTCCAAAGGTGTCTTGCTAAtatgcatttgtttaaaaattacaaattttaaGCAGTTTTCTCTTTGGATAAAAAACTCTTACAGCTAGCTGTACTCTTAAGTTCTCCTAAACAGCTTCCTGTTCTTCTAGTCTATATTAGTTCACTAATGGAAATGCTGTTGGTGCATAAGTTACTAATAGGAACTCCTTCTCTCATTAAAACTATGTATATGAAACTCTTGAATTGAGACCTTTTGGTTATAAAGGGCACGGCAAAATTTCAGTTTGGTAAAGAACCATTTTGACTTGCAGAATGTTACTAGAAAGTCGCAGTCAGTTGCATAAACTGAGTGATGTAGTAAAACATGAATACTTAGCTCACAGGCAAAAGCAAGTCTATCTCATATTACTAGCAAATGGCAAGCCTGTTTTATACTTAAACTCTCTGTTCAGTTGGGATTAACAGCAGTGGAGCTGTGTGTCTGCAGTGTACTAGCAGGGTGATCTGCGCTTGCTGTAATAGGTCTTCACTACCTAGCTGGTGTGACATACTGGTTATCCTCTGTATGAGCAGTTTTGTGTATAGTAAGACAAGTTATTGGTCTTTGTGAGGATTGTGCATTGATACAgtgacagaataaaaaaaacttgAGGGTTTTGAAAGATAAACTAATCTATTTCTGATCAGTAGCATGGTGTTGTTTCCAAGTATCAAAGACTTGAAAGTTCCCCattcgaaaaaaaaaaaaccaaaacaaagcatccTAATCCTATAGAGTGACACTAAACTTTTGTTCTGTAATCCTAAGAATCATTTTCCCCAATAACTCTACAGTGAAACAGCTGTTGCACCTCAAGTGGTATGTACCTAGATGTCAGGCATACAGGGCTGAAATCAGCTAgaattttggagaaaacaaCAGTGAAACATGGAAAGAAAGCATGACTTTCTCTGAATCTTTCTTCTAACATagtctgaaaatgttttgtgcCTGACACTGTCACTTTACTGCTGTGGCTTTGTAATTATAAACCAAGTAGAATACTATGAAGCAGAGTGCACGTGTAACTACATGGAAGGGACTGGACTAAATGCTTTACATAGTTAACAAGAATGATTTGCCTGTAAATTTTTGCTAGGCACAGACAAATGTTCTCATGAGCTGTGAATGCTACTTTTGTGCAAGAATGGTATTCCATAAAAAGCTCTTAAAACAGGCCTGTTGAATTTTCTTGATAGCCTGGTAAGATTGTGCAACTTTTTTGCCCCTGTTTGACATAGTACATAATTCTGATGTTGAGTTTGTCACTGGGATCTGTGtctagactcatttcagctgtATTGGGTACAGTGTGGTGCCGGATCTTTATTTGTTGCTGAATACagtggtttttatttgctttctggtgGATGATCTTGTTtaatctttctttatttttccttctaggTATTCTTTGATTTAATGAGAGAAAtaagagcaaagaaaatgtcagaaaacaaagacaagaacGGCAAGAAAAGTGGCAAGaacaagaaaagctttaaagaaaGATGTTGCTTACTGTGATGCTTGGGAACTGTAAATATCTATCTACTGGTGGCATGGATAATATACCACTAAGGATATAGGGCTGGTTCATGAAAGGAAGTCTGTATTGACTCCCTTATCTTTTGCTTTGCATATCACACCttcaaaatgtgaaaacagaacTTTGAAACCATTTCTGGTATCCAACAAAACCTTTGCCTACTTAAACTGAAATGGGCTCCTTCTTCCCAGTGTCTTTCAAAACTAGAAACAGTTTCAGAACTACAGTCCTGCTTGGTTACACAATGTACTTTTGTATTAACTTCCTTCTAATGTTTCTCTGACTGTGTTTCTCTTGAACCTCTACTGGCCTTAACAAGCACAGCTGTTCAGGTTCAAACACTCTTTCCCGCTGTTGCTGCCCTCCTTGATGGTGCAAACTGCAGAAAGGCTAGATGTGACACCTGATAAAGGGTTTGAGTCTCCCATCTTCTCTTGTCACTGGTATTTCTTACACTGAAATCTGCTGACTTCCTCCCCACACTCCATGTAAGAAATAGCAACTGACAGTTGACAGTCAACTCAAAATAAACTTTCTCCTGTGTTCTGTTTAGTCAATACAGCATTCATGAATCAAGCCTATGGACTCAATTCAGACTTATTTAGGCAATGCAAAAATTGATACTTAAATACTGGCTATATGCACTCCCTGCTAGTCTGTCTTCTCATCCTTAAATTAGTGGTATGGGGTGAGAAAATGACTGTAAGCCTTTCTTCAAAAGGAATAATGTCACCATCTCCTTGAAATGCTGTCCTTGGTTTCTTTCATGTATTGTGTCTAGAGTCAATTACGCTCTACATCTCtcatccttcccctccctggTACTGGAATAGTAGAAATCAGTGTTGatttattcagttttgtttataTTGGAACACTTGTGATGATAATTTTGGAAAGTGAGAACATCTACATCTGTCTCTTGTCTTGCTGAAGATAACAATGTTGAGTAAGGATGGGTCCCATCACACAATCATATCTTGGAATAGGTGAGGCATACATGCTACCTCTCAATGATTAGCTGGCTAGTGAGTTGTATGGTGtcaaaaagcaaatgaagttAAACAGCTGCCACATCTATTACTCACTGTTAATTTTATGTGTAGTGTTTTTGATGCACAGCAACCTAGCACGTGGTGAGTTTTGCTGTCAGTTATGCAATGGTGGTCACATATTGTTCATCAAAAACAGTCTAGAAATGGAAGAGTCAGTACTTAGTAGGTCCTGTTGTCAGCTGACTGAGCTGAGCTTTCTGATGCAGTTTAAATTAAGTGCAGTTGCCAAAAAACACTTCTGTCACCATGTAAAAGTAAGTCTTCTGATTGCGGTGTCTCACTGAATTGTGGCTGTCTTCTGCTTTGAAGGAGTAGAGACTTTAAGTAGAGACTGTATCTTGCTTGTAACTGGATTCTCAAAACACAGTTGCTTGGTGAAAGTAATCTAAGTTGTTCAATGAAGCATGCTGCAGCACTAAATTAACAAATGGTGTTTCTTCCTGAAATGAAGAAGTAGTGAATACTGTTCAGTACTTAGTGTTGTAATTTGaggttgaaaaatattttttaacatgtaCTAGATTGCTTTTGTGCATTCCATCTCTGAACTTTGAAAAAAGTAAGATGTGGTAGATATCAGAACCTCTGTTGGCCTGAGGTTTCACAGGGACTTATCACAAACTCATTGTCTTCCATAACTGGTTCAACTTGTCAGGCAACTCATTGGATTGGGGAAACTGTACTAAATAAAAGGTGCTGTAATCTTCATTCTCGTCAAATTAAATTCCTTCTCTGTTACTGTTATGTTGTATGGGCACAAAGAATGGTTAACCAATTCTGGAAATGCTTCTCTTTGAGCAGTGTAATTAATTGCCAACTTGACAATACTGTTCTGAAGCAAAAGCTGGAAACCTGCTGGGTTGCAGAACTTGTGCTTGAGCTGTATCACCGATGTCTAAAGCCAAAGCACCTCATAGGAAACTGGGAGCTGTAACACTTTAACAAAGTTTCCTCTTGAACTTCCATGGACAAAAGTCCATTTTGAGTGCATGTCGTGCATACAGCAAATGAATGTCTTCTTCTGGAGGAAGGCAACTCACTTAGGTTTGGTTTTAGTTGAGACTTAAAGGTTAAGTCCTTCATTGACCCAAAGGATAAACAACAGTTGAGTTAATATTACAAGTTTATCTGGGTCAAGCCCCTCTGAGGCAGATTGGAAAACGTGTCTTAGCAAAACTGAATAAACTGTCCTTGCTGTATGAATAATGAACTCAGCAAAGCTCACAATGAGCAGCTCAGCTGTATTGGCTCAAGAG includes these proteins:
- the RALB gene encoding ras-related protein Ral-B translates to MAASKSKNQSSLALHKVIMVGSGGVGKSALTLQFMYDEFVEDYEPTKADSYRKKVVLDGEEVQIDILDTAGQEDYAAIRDNYFRSGEGFLLVFSITEHESFTATAEFREQILRVKAEEDKIPLLVVGNKSDLEERRQVPVEEARSKAEEWGVQYVETSAKTRANVDKVFFDLMREIRAKKMSENKDKNGKKSGKNKKSFKERCCLL